Proteins co-encoded in one Sulfuricystis thermophila genomic window:
- a CDS encoding chorismate--pyruvate lyase family protein: protein MSRQEFRWKPDPALAGAPTWLRPWLADPGSLTARIVARCDSFEVRVLGERRARPFPDERALIGLPPGRYAWTREVLLFADGLPVVFAHSALAPRDLNGAWHMAQAIGSRPLGAALFADPSICRGPLSAARLTARHPLHRRASAALGSPLPTLWARRSRFCRLDRPLLVTEVFLPDIARL from the coding sequence ATGTCTCGCCAGGAGTTCCGCTGGAAACCCGACCCTGCCCTGGCGGGTGCTCCGACCTGGTTGCGTCCCTGGCTCGCCGATCCCGGTTCGCTCACCGCGCGCATCGTCGCGCGCTGCGACAGCTTCGAAGTACGTGTGCTCGGCGAACGACGCGCACGCCCCTTTCCTGATGAGCGCGCGCTGATCGGGCTGCCCCCAGGGCGTTACGCCTGGACCCGCGAGGTGCTGCTGTTCGCCGACGGTCTGCCGGTGGTGTTCGCGCACAGCGCGCTCGCGCCGCGCGATCTGAATGGCGCTTGGCACATGGCGCAGGCCATCGGTTCACGACCGCTCGGCGCCGCCCTGTTCGCCGACCCGTCGATCTGCCGCGGCCCGTTGAGCGCGGCGCGCCTGACTGCCCGTCATCCGCTCCATCGTCGTGCCAGCGCTGCGCTCGGCTCGCCGTTGCCAACACTTTGGGCGCGCCGCTCGCGCTTCTGCCGCCTCGACCGGCCACTGCTCGTCACCGAAGTGTTCCTGCCAGACATCGCGCGGCTGTGA